CGGCGCCGAACTGCTGCACCAGGCCGCCGAAGTGACGCCACCGGTCGACGAACTCCCGCCAGCGGAGCCGGCTCGGGAACCGGCGCCGGTGGACGTGGTGCTGGTGCCGGTCGGCGGCGGCGGGCTGATCAGCGGGGTGGCGGCGGCGGTACGGGCGGCGTCCCCGTCGACCCGGGTGGTCGGCGTCGAACCGGTGACCGCAAACGCGATGACGTACGCCCTCCGGCTCGGTACGCCGACGCCCCTGCCCCAGCGGCCGGTCTCGCTCGCCGACGGCCTGGCCGCGCCGTTCGCCGGCGTACACACCCTCGCGCACGTGCGGGAGCTGGTCGACGAGGTGGTGGAGGTGCCCGAGGAGGCGATCCGGCCGGCCTGGTGGGAGCTGCTCGACAGCGGCAAGCTGCTGGTCGAGCCCTCGGCCGCGGTCGGACTCGCCGCGCTGCGGCACGGGCTGGTCCGGACCCGGCCGGGCGAGACGGTCGCGCTCGTCCTCTCCGGCGGCAACGTCGCCCCGGCCAGTCTGGCCGGGCTCGGCTGACTCCGGGCGGAAGCTGGTCGCCGGTCCCCTCGGCCGGGCCGCTGCGCACGTTGGCCTGGGCGACCCTGGCAAACACCGTCGGCACCGGCCTCTGGGGCGCCGGGGCGGCCCTGTTCCTCACCCGGAGCGTGGGGCTGCCGGTCACCTCGGTCGGGGTGGGCCTCACCGTCGCCGCGGTGGTCGGGCTGGGTGCCAGCGTTCCCCTGGGGCACCTCGCCGACCGGCGGGACCCGCGCACGCTGCGGGCCGTACTGCAACTCGGGCAGGCGGTGGTCGCGGCGTCGTACCTGCTGGTCGGATCGTTCGCCACGTTCCTGGTGGTCGCGGTGCTCGACGCCCTGCTCCTGGCAGGGAACCTCACGGTCCGGGCGGCGCTGGTCGCGGCGGTCGCCGGGCCCGGGGGGCGGGTGCGCGCGTTCGCCACGCTGCGGGCGGTGGCCAACGTCGGGATCAGCGTCGGCGCCGCGCTGGCCGGGCTCGCGCTGACCGCCGACAACCGCACCGGGTACGTCCTGCTGGCGCTCGGCAACGCGGTCACGTACCTGGTCTCGGCGGGCCTGCTGACCCGACTGCCGGCCCTGCCACCCACCGCCGGTGGGATGCGGGCGGGTGGTGGTCTCGCCGCGTTGCGGGACCGGCCCTACCTCGCGGTGGGCGCCGCCGCCTCGGTCATCTCGCTGCACGCGGTGGTGCTCACCCTGGTCCTGCCGCTCTGGATCGCCGGCCAGGCGCACGTCCCACGGGCGACGGTCTCGGCGGTGCTGGTGACCAACGCGGTGCTGACCGTGCTGCTGACGGTCCGGCTGAGCCACGGCGTACGGGACACCCCGTCGGCTGCCCGCACGATGCGCCGGGCCGGGATCGTGCTGGCCGCCGCGATGCTCCTGTACGCCTCGTCCGCCGGGTTGGCCACCGGGACCGCCGTCGGTCTGCTGCTGTTCGCGACCGTGGTCTACACGGTCGGTGACCTCTACCACGCGAACGCCTCCGCCGGCCTGTCCTACAACCTCGCCGACCCGGCCGCACTCGGCCAGTACCAGGGAGTTTTCGGTCTGGTGACCGGCCTGGCCCAGGCCGCCGGCCCGGCGTTGCTCACGCTGTTGCTGATCGGTGGCGGCCGGGTCGGCTGGGTGGTGCTGGCCGTGATGCTCTCGTTGGCCGGATCGGCGGTGCCGGCGTTGACCCGTCGGGCGCGGCGTGGCGGGGGTGAGTGACCCACCTCCCAGGCGAATCCCCGGCTGGGCGCTCTAAGGTACGGGCATGTCCGTTGACGGGTGGAACACGGTTCTCGTACTCGGCGGGATCCGGTCCGGCAAATCCGAGTTCGCCGAGTCGCTCGTGGGCGACGTGACGGCTGTCCGTTATGTCGCGACTGCGCGGCACCCCGAGTCGGACGATCCGGACGACCCGGAGTGGACCGCCCGGATCGAGGCCCACCGGCGTCGCCGCCCGGAGGGCTGGACGACAGAGGAGACCGCCACCGACCCGTCCCGGCTGGCCGAACTGATCGCCGGCGC
The Micromonospora pisi DNA segment above includes these coding regions:
- a CDS encoding threonine ammonia-lyase yields the protein MRLVSSPDITSAVSRLAGRIVRTPLVESPRLGDSLGLRVLLKAENLQHTGSFKVRGVLNALLARRARGELPAGVATFSAGNHAAATAFGGRALGLPVVVCMPPGAVVTKVEAVRRYGGEIIFTDDLLGTCQSVARERGYAILHPFDDPDVIAGQATVGAELLHQAAEVTPPVDELPPAEPAREPAPVDVVLVPVGGGGLISGVAAAVRAASPSTRVVGVEPVTANAMTYALRLGTPTPLPQRPVSLADGLAAPFAGVHTLAHVRELVDEVVEVPEEAIRPAWWELLDSGKLLVEPSAAVGLAALRHGLVRTRPGETVALVLSGGNVAPASLAGLG
- a CDS encoding MFS transporter, whose product is MAWATLANTVGTGLWGAGAALFLTRSVGLPVTSVGVGLTVAAVVGLGASVPLGHLADRRDPRTLRAVLQLGQAVVAASYLLVGSFATFLVVAVLDALLLAGNLTVRAALVAAVAGPGGRVRAFATLRAVANVGISVGAALAGLALTADNRTGYVLLALGNAVTYLVSAGLLTRLPALPPTAGGMRAGGGLAALRDRPYLAVGAAASVISLHAVVLTLVLPLWIAGQAHVPRATVSAVLVTNAVLTVLLTVRLSHGVRDTPSAARTMRRAGIVLAAAMLLYASSAGLATGTAVGLLLFATVVYTVGDLYHANASAGLSYNLADPAALGQYQGVFGLVTGLAQAAGPALLTLLLIGGGRVGWVVLAVMLSLAGSAVPALTRRARRGGGE